A region of Streptomyces sp. NBC_01497 DNA encodes the following proteins:
- a CDS encoding DUF4158 domain-containing protein, protein MTSIERTAYPRFKRLITAHELHLFFAPTREEAAWAAERMDSDGHQLALLLALKSYQRMGWFPKPDEYPEMVVDFVRRTVELPEGTLPLYETGRTAERQRTEVRQRVGRKYQQSQARQIAEAAIRKEAAAKNRPADLINIALEKVVAAGLELPAFSPFDTMTSTIRTEVNVSICCGIHDRMSLAEQAGMLRLLEERDSDGTT, encoded by the coding sequence ATGACCTCGATCGAGCGGACCGCTTACCCGCGGTTCAAGCGGCTGATCACCGCACATGAGCTGCATCTCTTCTTCGCGCCGACGCGGGAGGAAGCTGCGTGGGCGGCTGAGCGGATGGACTCCGACGGGCATCAGCTCGCGCTGCTGCTGGCGCTGAAGTCGTATCAGCGGATGGGCTGGTTCCCGAAGCCGGACGAGTACCCGGAGATGGTGGTCGACTTCGTCCGCCGTACGGTCGAGCTGCCGGAGGGCACGCTCCCGCTGTACGAGACGGGCCGCACCGCTGAGCGGCAGCGTACGGAGGTGCGCCAGCGGGTGGGGAGGAAGTACCAGCAGTCCCAGGCCCGGCAGATCGCTGAGGCGGCGATCCGCAAGGAGGCCGCTGCGAAGAACCGCCCCGCCGACCTGATCAATATCGCACTGGAGAAGGTGGTGGCGGCCGGGCTGGAACTGCCGGCGTTCTCCCCCTTCGACACGATGACCTCCACGATCCGCACCGAGGTGAACGTCTCGATCTGCTGCGGCATCCACGACCGGATGAGCCTCGCCGAGCAGGCGGGGATGCTACGGCTGCTGGAAGAACGCGACAGCGACGGCACCACGTAG